In Kryptolebias marmoratus isolate JLee-2015 linkage group LG22, ASM164957v2, whole genome shotgun sequence, a single window of DNA contains:
- the abcg8 gene encoding ATP-binding cassette sub-family G member 8 has product MDRETGFSHKNSFSQHQDTELFSSEEDSSLYFTYSGGCNELEVNNLHYEVDTAAQIPWYERLSEFKLPWEIRGNKQMAINNLSLRVRSGQMLALIGSSGCGKTSLLDIITCRDEGGTMTSGQVLINGKPNTPQLVKKSIAHVRQDDRLLPHLTVRETLSFVAQLRLPTYFTQAQRDKRVDDVIAELRLRQCAHTRVGNDHVRGVSGGERRRVSIAVQLLWNPGILILDEPTSGLDSFTAHNLVITLSRLAKGNRLVLLSVHQPRSDIFQLFDLVVLLSSGSAVYCGAARDMVPYFTALGYPCPRYCNPSDFYVDLISIDRRNPEREAESLEQARLLSEQFKEKVRDTDDHMWKPAESNATQTDSPQQTSRSRDELITISKERNKLPGKLNQFTILIRRHMHNDFRDLVTLLVHGFEALLMSLLIGCLYFGAGEERLNIQDTVALLYMIGALTPFAVVLDVIAKCHTERAMLYHELEDGMYSVTPYFFAKVLGELPEHCAFTLVYGLPIYWLAGLNEAPDRFLLNFLLVWLMVYCSRSMALFVAAALPTLQISAFTGNSLFTVFYLTGGFVISLENMWLVASWLSYASFMRWGFDGMLQVQFRGNKYPVTIGNFTFNVDGIHVVEAMKMNQYPLFSCYLVLLAIYLGFILLYFLCLKFIKQKSSQDW; this is encoded by the exons atggACCGAGAAACTGGATTCagtcacaaaaacagcttttcacaG CATCAAGACACAGAGTTGTTCTCGTCTGAAGAGGACAGCAGTCTGTACTTCACCTACAGCGGAGGGTGCAATGAGCTGGAAGTCAACAACCTGCATTACGAG GTGGACACGGCGGCTCAGATCCCCTGGTATGAGAGGCTGTCTGAGTTCAAACTGCCCTGGGAGATAAGAGGAAACAAGCAGATGGCCATCAACAACCTGAGTCTGAGAGTCCGCAGCGGACAGATGCTGGCACTCATCGGCAGCTCAG GTTGCGGTAAGACATCTTTGCTGGATATCATAACGTGCCGGGATGAAGGAGGCACAATGACTTCTGGTCAGGTGCTGATCAACGGGAAGCCCAACACCCCacagctggtgaagaaaagCATCGCCCACGTCCGCCAGGATGACCGCCTTCTCCCCCACCTCACTGTCCGGGAGACGCTCAGCTTCGTTGCCCAGCTGAGGCTCCCCACTTACTTCACCCAAGCTCAGAGGGACAAACGA GTGGATGATGTTATTGCCGAACTGCGACTGCGACAGTGTGCACACACCAGGGTGGGAAACGACCACGTGAGGGGAGTTtcaggaggagagagaagaagagtCAGTATAGCTGTTCAGCTTCTCTGGAACCCTG GTATTTTAATCCTGGACGAGCCCACTTCAGGTTTGGACAGCTTCACTGCCCACAACCTGGTCATCACCCTGTCCCGCCTCGCTAAGGGGAACCGTTTGGTGCTGCTGTCGGTCCACCAGCCTCGATCGGACATCTTCCAGCTCTTCGACCTGGTCGTGCTGCTTTCCTCCGGTTCAGCCGTTTACTGCGGTGCAGCTCGAGACATGGTGCCTTACTTCACTGCTCTGGGGTACCCCTGCCCACGATACTGTAATCCCTCTGACTTCTACG TTGATCTGATCAGTATAGACCGGCGCAATCCAGAGCGAGAGGCAGAGAGTTTGGAGCAAGCCAGACTTCTGTCTGAgcagtttaaagaaaaggtCCGAGACACTGACGACCACATGTGGAAACCAGCTGAAAGCAACGCAACCCAAACTGACAG TCCCCAGCAGACGAGCAGAAGTAGAGACGAACTCATCACTATttccaaagaaagaaacaagctGCCGGGAAAACTGAACCAGTTCACGATCCTCATCAG GCGTCACATGCACAATGACTTCAGAGACCTGGTCACCTTGCTGGTCCACGGCTTCGAGGCCCTCCTCATGTCACTGCTGATCGGCTGTTTGTATTTCGGGGCTGGAGAAGAGCGTCTGAACATCCAGGACACAGTGGCCCTCCTCTACATGATCGGAGCTCTCACCCCGTTCGCTGTGGTGCTGGACGTCATAGCTAAAT GTCACACAGAGAGGGCCATGCTCTACCACGAGCTGGAGGACGGCATGTACTCCGTCACCCCGTACTTCTTTGCAAAG GTCTTGGGGGAGCTCCCCGAACACTGCGCCTTCACCCTGGTCTATGGCCTGCCCATCTACTGGTTAGCAGGGCTCAACGAGGCTCCAGACCGTTTCCTGCTCAACTTCCTGCTGGTGTGGCTGATGGTCTACTGCAGCCGAAGCATGGCTCTGTTCGTGGCTGCTGCGCTGCCCACCCTGCAGATCTCTGCCTTCACAGGAAACTCTCTGTTCACGGTCTTCTACCTGACCGGAGGGTTTGTCATCAGCCTGGAGAATATGTGGCTCG TGGCCTCGTGGCTCTCCTATGCCTCGTTCATGCGTTGGGGCTTTGATGGGATGCTGCAGGTGCAGTTCAGAGGCAATAAGTACCCCGTCACAATCGGAAACTTCACATTCAATGTTGACGGCATACAT GTGGTGGAGGCCATGAAGATGAACCAGTACCCTCTGTTCTCCTGCTACCTGGTGCTGCTGGCCATCTACCTGGGCTTCATCCTGCTCTACTTTCTGTGCCTCAAGTTCATCAAGCAGAAGTCCAGTCAGGACTGGTGA